From Pongo pygmaeus isolate AG05252 chromosome 2, NHGRI_mPonPyg2-v2.0_pri, whole genome shotgun sequence, a single genomic window includes:
- the TAGLN3 gene encoding transgelin-3, with amino-acid sequence MANRGPSYGLSREVQEKIEQKYDADLENKLVDWIILQCAEDIEHPPPGRAHFQKWLMDGTVLCKLINSLYPPGQEPIPKISESKMAFKQMEQISQFLKAAETYGVRTTDIFQTVDLWEGKDMAAVQRTLMALGSVAVTKDDGCYRGEPSWFHRKAQQNRRGFSEEQLRQGQNVIGLQMGSNKGASQAGMTGYGMPRQIM; translated from the exons ATGGCTAACAGGGGCCCGAGCTATGGCTTAAGCCGAGAGGTGCAGGAGAAGATCGAGCAGAAGTATGATGCGGACCTGGAGAACAAGCTGGTGGACTGGATCATCCTGCAGTGCGCCGAGGACATAGAGCACCCGCCCCCCGGCAGGGCCCATTTTCAGAAATGGTTAATGGACGGGACG GTCCTGTGCAAGCTGATTAATAGTTTATACCCACCAGGACAAGAGCCCATACCCAAGATCTCAGAGTCAAAGATGGCTTTTAAGCAGATGGAGCAAATCTCCCAGTTCCTAAAAGCTGCGGAGACCTATGGTGTCAGAACCACTGACATCTTTCAGACGGTGGATCTATGGGAAG GGAAGGACATGGCAGCTGTGCAGAGGACCCTGATGGCTTTAGGCAGCGTTGCAGTCACCAAGGATGATGGCTGCTATCGGGGAGAGCCATCCTGGTTTCACAG GAAAGCCCAGCAGAATCGGAGAGGCTTTTCCGAGGAGCAGCTTCGCCAGGGACAGAACGTAATAGGCCTGCAGATGGGCAGCAACAAGGGAGCCTCCCAGGCGGGCATGACAGGGTACGGGATGCCCAGGCAGATCATGTAG